One window of Diabrotica undecimpunctata isolate CICGRU chromosome 8, icDiaUnde3, whole genome shotgun sequence genomic DNA carries:
- the LOC140449123 gene encoding uncharacterized protein, whose protein sequence is MILDTKLTWKTHIQLKKSCMQNMNILKVLANHNWEADITQLLNIYKTQIRSELDYGSIVYSSAKDSLLKQLDIIQNTALRLALGAYRTSPVESLYVEVDEPPLSIRRHRLSLQYAAKIEANSNNPAYSYTFSDNFHLIFEQNPFLSALFFSKRITGFNFPKVISNEINYPSPWTIKLPKCNTNLLLYHKSDTSSHIILQRFQAIKDKYKRYYQIYTDASKTSEMETVGAAFVDETIKHQFQLPKEYSIYSAELYAISKALQRISNQPKLEPVIFTDSLSAVQGILRVYPNHPILCQIKIDLEELYSKNKRVEFVWIPSHVDIIGNEKADQEAKEACCMNRPDKELLKIPHSDIQDIIKEFSMRIWLERWKKHDDNKLQRINLNLSPKGIMPQKRRDQVIQHRLTIGHTRLTHQYLMKKE, encoded by the coding sequence ATGATATTAGATACAAAACTCACTTGGAAAACCCACATTCAACTTAAAAAATCTTGCATGCAAAATATGAACATTCTCAAAGTATTAGCCAATCATAATTGGGAAGCTGATATCACACAattactaaatatatataaaacacagATTCGTAGCGAGCTAGATTATGGATCAATAGTCTACAGTTCAGCTAAAGATAGTTTATTAAAGCAATTGGACATCATACAAAATACCGCATTAAGGCTTGCACTTGGAGCCTACAGGACCAGTCCAGTAGAAAGTCTATATGTAGAAGTTGATGAACCACCTCTTTCAATTAGAAGACACAGACTAAGCCTACAATATGCAGCTAAAATTGAAGCAAACTCTAATAACCCTGCTTACTCCTACACATTTTCTgacaattttcatttaatttttgaacaaaatccCTTTCTTTCTGCATTATTTTTTAGTAAAAGAATCACAGGTTTCAATTTTCCAAAAGTTATTTCCAATGAAATAAACTACCCTTCTCCTTGGACCATAAAACTCCCCAAATGTAATACAAATCTTCTATTGTATCATAAATCTGATACTTCATCACATATAATTCTACAACGGTTTCAAGCGATTAAAGACAAGTACAAAAGATATTACCAAATATATACAGATGCGTCAAAAACTTCTGAAATGGAAACGGTAGGCGCAGCTTTCGTTGAcgaaacaattaaacatcagTTCCAGCTACCTAAGGAGTACTCCATATATTCCGCCGAATTGTATGCCATATCTAAAGCCCTACAACGTATATCAAACCAGCCCAAATTGGAACCAGTCATTTTCACAGATTCTTTAAGCGCAGTACAAGGAATATTAAGGGTTTACCCAAACCACCCAATACTATGCCAAATTAAAATTGATCTAGAAGAACTTTACAGTAAGAATAAAAGGGTAGAATTTGTTTGGATTCCATCTCATGTAGACATAAtaggtaatgaaaaagctgatcAGGAAGCTAAAGAAGCCTGCTGTATGAATAGACCAGATAAAGAGCTCCTAAAAATTCCTCATTCCGACATTCAAGATATCATCAAAGAATTTTCAATGAGAATATGGCTCGAAAGATGGAAAAAACATGACGACAACAAACTACAACGCATCAACCTAAATTTGTCACCAAAAGGGATAATGCCACAAAAACGACGAGATCAAGTTATACAACACCGCTTGACAATAGGACATACCAGGTTAACCCACCAGTACCTAATGAAGAAAGAATAA